From a single Rutidosis leptorrhynchoides isolate AG116_Rl617_1_P2 chromosome 5, CSIRO_AGI_Rlap_v1, whole genome shotgun sequence genomic region:
- the LOC139847598 gene encoding (+)-neomenthol dehydrogenase-like isoform X2: protein MASKRIAVVTGGNKGVGIEICRQLADHQVIVVLTARDQKRGVNAVDKLQSSGLSDIVFHQLDVTDPASIASLANFINDRFGKLDILVNNAGISSTIVDEELFLSLDLSFPSENVEDESAKRILSEFDGLTEELVDEVIIEYLKDAKDEELLKKKGWSSNLSGYIVSKAALNAYTRLIARKYPSVCANAVTPGLVATDMTFFKGPVTAEEGAKGPVKLALIPDGGPSGQYFRMMDQLPLSF, encoded by the exons ATGGCATCAAAAAG GATTGCAGTTGTTACTGGTGGAAATAAAGGTGTTGGTATAGAAATATGCAGGCAGTTAGCTGATCATCAAGTTATTGTGGTTTTGACTGCCAGAGACCAAAAGAGGGGAGTCAACGCAGTCGACAAACTGCAGTCCTCCGGTTTATCGGACATCGTTTTTCATCAGCTCGATGTCACAGATCCTGCCAGTATTGCTTCCTTGGCGAATTTCATCAATGATCGGTTTGGGAAACTTGATATATTG GTGAACAATGCTGGAATCTCTAGTACTATCGTCGATGAGGAGTTGTTTTTGAGTTTAGACCTTTCGTTTCCAAGTGAG AATGTGGAAGACGAAAGTGCAAAGAGAATTTTGAGTGAGTTTGATGGACTAACGGAGGAGCTCGTGGATGAGGTTATTATCGAGTATCTTAAAGATGCTAAAGATGAAGAATTGTTAAAAAAGAAAGGGTGGTCAAGTAATCTTTCTGGATATATTGTCTCCAAGGCAGCTCTTAATGCCTACACAAGGCTAATAGCAAGAAAATATCCATCTGTTTGTGCAAATGCGGTTACACCTGGTCTTGTTGCGACTGACATGACATTTTTTAAGGGACCCGTGACGGCTGAAGAAGGTGCTAAAGGGCCTGTGAAACTAGCTTTGATCCCTGATGGCGGGCCATCAGGCCAATACTTTCGAATGATGGATCAATTGCCATTGTCGTTCTAA
- the LOC139847598 gene encoding salutaridine reductase-like isoform X1, with translation MASKRIAVVTGGNKGVGIEICRQLADHQVIVVLTARDQKRGVNAVDKLQSSGLSDIVFHQLDVTDPASIASLANFINDRFGKLDILVNNAGISSTIVDEELFLSLDLSFPSELLDGRFKRSTKVVTQTFEGAQKCLDTNYYGVKHVTQALLPILLKSTSPRIVNVSSKLGQLKNVEDESAKRILSEFDGLTEELVDEVIIEYLKDAKDEELLKKKGWSSNLSGYIVSKAALNAYTRLIARKYPSVCANAVTPGLVATDMTFFKGPVTAEEGAKGPVKLALIPDGGPSGQYFRMMDQLPLSF, from the exons ATGGCATCAAAAAG GATTGCAGTTGTTACTGGTGGAAATAAAGGTGTTGGTATAGAAATATGCAGGCAGTTAGCTGATCATCAAGTTATTGTGGTTTTGACTGCCAGAGACCAAAAGAGGGGAGTCAACGCAGTCGACAAACTGCAGTCCTCCGGTTTATCGGACATCGTTTTTCATCAGCTCGATGTCACAGATCCTGCCAGTATTGCTTCCTTGGCGAATTTCATCAATGATCGGTTTGGGAAACTTGATATATTG GTGAACAATGCTGGAATCTCTAGTACTATCGTCGATGAGGAGTTGTTTTTGAGTTTAGACCTTTCGTTTCCAAGTGAG TTATTGGATGGGAGGTTTAAGCGGTCCACGAAAGTTGTAACACAAACTTTTGAAGGAGCTCAAAAGTGCTTAGATACCAATTATTACGGAGTTAAACACGTCACTCAAGCTTTGCTACCGATTCTTCTTAAGTCAACCTCTCCAAGAATAGTCAACGTCTCATCCAAATTAGGCCAACTAAAG AATGTGGAAGACGAAAGTGCAAAGAGAATTTTGAGTGAGTTTGATGGACTAACGGAGGAGCTCGTGGATGAGGTTATTATCGAGTATCTTAAAGATGCTAAAGATGAAGAATTGTTAAAAAAGAAAGGGTGGTCAAGTAATCTTTCTGGATATATTGTCTCCAAGGCAGCTCTTAATGCCTACACAAGGCTAATAGCAAGAAAATATCCATCTGTTTGTGCAAATGCGGTTACACCTGGTCTTGTTGCGACTGACATGACATTTTTTAAGGGACCCGTGACGGCTGAAGAAGGTGCTAAAGGGCCTGTGAAACTAGCTTTGATCCCTGATGGCGGGCCATCAGGCCAATACTTTCGAATGATGGATCAATTGCCATTGTCGTTCTAA
- the LOC139846533 gene encoding (+)-neomenthol dehydrogenase-like isoform X1 — MGSVTNKRVAVVTGGNKGIGLEICRQLASNDVVVVLAARNESRGAEAIQNLRASGAVDVVFHQLDVKDSTSIANLAKFVESQFQKLDILVNNAAESGIVVRHDEFRGFKDGKGYLHVHDENAHMFTELMEQPYDLGEECLKTNYYGTKAVTEAFLPLLQLSNSPRIVNVSANFGKLQWIRNEKVKAEFMGIENLTEEKIDEIIQKFLTDFKANKLSENGWPLTCTAYKISKAAVNGYTRLLARKFPNMLINSVHPGYVITDITSHTGILTATEGAKAPVMGALLPDDGPSGVCFDEMQVVSF, encoded by the exons ATGGGAAGTGTTACAAATAAAAG AGTTGCAGTTGTGACAGGAGGAAACAAAGGTATCGGACTTGAAATATGTCGTCAATTGGCCTCAAACGACGTCGTAGTCGTACTGGCCGCCAGAAATGAGAGTCGCGGTGCTGAAGCTATCCAAAACCTCCGTGCTTCAGGCGCCGTCGATGTCGTTTTTCATCAACTCGATGTTAAAGATTCGACGAGTATTGCTAATTTGGCCAAATTCGTTGAATCTCAATTCCAGAAACTTGATATATTG GTGAATAATGCAGCAGAAAGTGGAATTGTCGTACGTCATGATGAATTTAGAGGCTTCAAGGATGGAAAAGGATAT TTGCACGTTCATGATGAAAATGCACATATGTTTACTGAGCTTATGGAACAACCTTATGATTTGGGAGAAGAATGTTTGAAGACGAATTATTATGGAACTAAAGCAGTAACCGAAGCGTTTCTTCCCCTTCTCCAACTTTCTAACTCACCGAGAATCGTTAATGTTTCGGCAAACTTTGGAAAGCTACAA TGGATCCGCAATGAGAAGGTGAAAGCAGAATTTATGGGTATCGAAAACctaacggaagaaaagattgatgaaaTCATACAAAAGTTTTTGACCGACTTCAAGGCCAATAAGTTGTCAGAAAACGGTTGGCCCTTGACGTGCACGGCTTATAAGATTTCTAAAGCCGCGGTTAATGGCTATACAAGGCTTTTAGCAAGAAAGTTTCCTAACATGCTTATCAATAGTGTTCATCCGGGTTATGTAATAACTGATATCACGTCTCATACGGGAATCTTGACCGCAACGGAAGGTGCAAAAGCCCCCGTAATGGGTGCTTTGTTGCCTGATGATGGTCCTTCTGGGGTCTGCTTTGATGAAATGCAAGTAGTCTCATTTTGA
- the LOC139846533 gene encoding (+)-neomenthol dehydrogenase-like isoform X2, which translates to MGSVTNKRVAVVTGGNKGIGLEICRQLASNDVVVVLAARNESRGAEAIQNLRASGAVDVVFHQLDVKDSTSIANLAKFVESQFQKLDILVNNAAESGIVVRHDEFRGFKDGKGYLMEQPYDLGEECLKTNYYGTKAVTEAFLPLLQLSNSPRIVNVSANFGKLQWIRNEKVKAEFMGIENLTEEKIDEIIQKFLTDFKANKLSENGWPLTCTAYKISKAAVNGYTRLLARKFPNMLINSVHPGYVITDITSHTGILTATEGAKAPVMGALLPDDGPSGVCFDEMQVVSF; encoded by the exons ATGGGAAGTGTTACAAATAAAAG AGTTGCAGTTGTGACAGGAGGAAACAAAGGTATCGGACTTGAAATATGTCGTCAATTGGCCTCAAACGACGTCGTAGTCGTACTGGCCGCCAGAAATGAGAGTCGCGGTGCTGAAGCTATCCAAAACCTCCGTGCTTCAGGCGCCGTCGATGTCGTTTTTCATCAACTCGATGTTAAAGATTCGACGAGTATTGCTAATTTGGCCAAATTCGTTGAATCTCAATTCCAGAAACTTGATATATTG GTGAATAATGCAGCAGAAAGTGGAATTGTCGTACGTCATGATGAATTTAGAGGCTTCAAGGATGGAAAAGGATAT CTTATGGAACAACCTTATGATTTGGGAGAAGAATGTTTGAAGACGAATTATTATGGAACTAAAGCAGTAACCGAAGCGTTTCTTCCCCTTCTCCAACTTTCTAACTCACCGAGAATCGTTAATGTTTCGGCAAACTTTGGAAAGCTACAA TGGATCCGCAATGAGAAGGTGAAAGCAGAATTTATGGGTATCGAAAACctaacggaagaaaagattgatgaaaTCATACAAAAGTTTTTGACCGACTTCAAGGCCAATAAGTTGTCAGAAAACGGTTGGCCCTTGACGTGCACGGCTTATAAGATTTCTAAAGCCGCGGTTAATGGCTATACAAGGCTTTTAGCAAGAAAGTTTCCTAACATGCTTATCAATAGTGTTCATCCGGGTTATGTAATAACTGATATCACGTCTCATACGGGAATCTTGACCGCAACGGAAGGTGCAAAAGCCCCCGTAATGGGTGCTTTGTTGCCTGATGATGGTCCTTCTGGGGTCTGCTTTGATGAAATGCAAGTAGTCTCATTTTGA
- the LOC139846535 gene encoding salutaridine reductase-like, which produces MSSKRIAVVTGGNKGIGFEICKQLADHQVIVVLTARDHNRGVNAVAKLNSFGLLDVIFHQLDVTDPASIASFATFIDDRFGKLDILVNNAGVSSTIVDEESFWSIDLPSEIKEGKAKQNKKVVIQTFEGAQKCLFTNYYGAKHVTQSLLPLLLKSSSPRLVNISSKLGKLENVQDERAKRILSDLDGLTEEVVDEVVSEYLNDAKDQELLEHKGWSSNVSGYIVSKAALNAYTRIVAKNFPSISANAVSPGFVATDMTFFKGTFTPEEGARGPVRLALMSDGGPSGQHFWMTHDSTF; this is translated from the exons ATGTCATCAAAAAG GATTGCAGTTGTTACTGGTGGAAACAAAGGTATTGGTTTTGAAATATGCAAACAGTTGGCTGATCATCAAGTTATTGTGGTCTTGACTGCAAGAGACCACAACAGGGGAGTCAACGCGGTTGCCAAATTGAACTCTTTCGGCTTACTAGACGTCATTTTTCATCAGCTTGATGTCACAGATCCTGCCAGTATTGCATCCTTTGCTACTTTCATTGATGATCGATTTGGAAAACTCGATATATTG GTGAACAATGCTGGAGTCTCTAGTACTATCGTTGACGAAGAGTCGTTTTGGAGTATAGATCTTCCAAGTGAG ATAAAAGAAGGAAAGGCTAAACAGAACAAGAAGGTTGTAATACAAACATTTGAAGGAGCTCAAAAGTGCTTGTTCACCAATTATTATGGAGCTAAACATGTCACTCAATCTTTGCTTCCACTTCTACTTAAATCTTCATCTCCAAGATTAGTCAACATCTCTTCCAAATTGGGTAAACTAGAG AACGTTCAAGACGAAAGAGCAAAGAGAATTTTGAGTGATTTAGACGGACTAACAGAGGAGGTCGTCGATGAGGTTGTGAGCGAGTATCTAAACGACGCTAAGGATCAAGAATTGTTGGAACATAAAGGTTGGTCTAGTAATGTTTCTGGCTATATTGTCTCAAAAGCGGCTCTTAATGCCTACACAAGGATTGTAGCCAAGAATTTTCCGTCTATTTCTGCAAATGCTGTCAGTCCCGGTTTTGTTGCCACGGATATGACTTTCTTTAAAGGAACCTTCACCCCCGAAGAAGGTGCCAGAGGGCCCGTGAGACTCGCTTTAATGTCTGATGGGGGGCCCTCCGGTCAACATTTTTGGATGACGCACGATTCAACGTTTTGA
- the LOC139850197 gene encoding (+)-neomenthol dehydrogenase-like, with translation MGNWKASTRLLRVKNLARSGVNLNKDNHLKCKRCSKKSKQSVNTKGKSLSGSMGHSFNSVDLKEFGEHIGLKWSGHTPCKFSWFQSLWGNGNCGFVQKEAIGNSGGMCLIWDCNSFVVDSAVKNDYFLAIRGKWCGFGQDAIIVNVYGPHTDAKKKEMWYSLDKINRRVDTAWLLCGDFNGVRNQSDRLNCVFHQSRATRFNDFITSNNLVEIPINGKKFTRISDDGTKFSKLDRVAVVTGGNKGIGLEICRQLASNDIVIILTARNESRGIAAIENLHASGVVNVVFHQLDVKDPTSIAKLAKFVESQFQKLDILVNNAGETGMIIQHDEFRAFKDGNGYLHVNDQDAHLFTEIMKHPYDLGEECIKTNYYGTKAVTEAFLPLLQLSQSPRIVNVSSNYGQAHWIPNEKVKAELQDTENLTEEKIDEIIQRFLRDFKSNKLSENGWPLTCIAYKISKAAVNGYTRLLARKFRNILINSVHPGYVITDMTSHTGFMTTEEGAKAPLMLALLPDGGPSGFHFDEMKVASI, from the exons ATGGGTAATTGGAAAGCTTCCACGAGGCTTTTACGGGTTAAGAATTTGGCTAGGAGTGGTGTTAATCTTAATAAGGATAACCATCTCAAATGCAAGAGGTGTAGCAAAAAATCGAAACAAAGTGTGAATACGAAAGGGAAATCATTGAGCGGTTCTATGGGTCATTCTTTTAATAGTGTTGATTTAAAGGAGTTTGGGGAGCATATTGGTTTGAAGTGGTCCGGCCACACCCCTT GCAAATTCAG TTGGTTTCAAAGTTTGTGGGGTAACGGGAATTGTGGGTTTGTCCAAAAAGAAGCCATTGGCAACTCGGGTGGCATGTGCTTAATTTGGGATTGTAATAGTTTTGTAGTTGATAGTGCGGTTAAAAACGATTACTTTTTGGCAATTAGAGGTAAATGGTGTGGTTTCGGACAAGATGCTATTATTGTAAATGTGTATGGGCCGCACACCGATGCGAAAAAGAAGGAAATGTGGTATTCTTTAGATAAGATTAATAGGAGAGTGGATACGGCTTGGTTATTATGTGGAGACTTTAATGGGGTTAGAAATCAATCGGATAGGCTTAATTGTGTGTTCCATCAATCGCGTGCAACACGTTTTAATGATTTTATTACTTCAAACAATTTGGTTGAGATACCTATAAACGGGAAAAAGTTCACTCGGATTAGTGATGATGGAACTAAGTTTAGTAAGCTCGATAG AGTTGCGGTAGTCACAGGAGGAAACAAAGGAATCGGACTTGAAATATGTCGTCAATTGGCCTCAAACGACATTGTAATCATACTGACGGCAAGAAATGAGAGTCGCGGTATTGCAGCTATCGAAAATCTGCATGCTTCAGGCGTTGTCAATGTCGTTTTTCATCAGCTCGATGTTAAAGACCCGACGAGTATTGCAAAATTGGCCAAATTCGTTGAATCTCAATTCCAGAAACTTGATATcttg GTAAATAATGCAGGAGAAACCGGAATGATCATACAACATGATGAATTTAGAGCCTTCAAGGATGGAAATGGATAT CTGCACGTCAATGACCAAGATGCCCATCTTTTCACTGAGATTATGAAACATCCTTATGATTTGGGTGAAGAATGCATTAAGACTAATTATTACGGAACAAAAGCCGTAACCGAAGCATTTCTTCCGCTTCTCCAGCTTTCTCAGTCACCGAGAATTGTGAACGTTTCATCGAACTATGGACAAGCACAC TGGATCCCCAATGAGAAGGTGAAAGCGGAACTTCAAGATACGGAAAACctaacagaagaaaagattgatgagatCATACAACGGTTTTTGAGGGACTTCAAGAGTAACAAGTTATCGGAGAACGGTTGGCCCTTGACGTGCATTGCTTATAAGATTTCAAAAGCGGCGGTTAATGGCTATACAAGGCTTTTGGCAAGAAAGTTTCGTAACATTCTTATCAATAGTGTTCATCCAGGTTATGTAATAACCGATATGACGTCTCACACAGGATTCATGACCACTGAAGAAGGTGCAAAAGCCCCCCTGATGCTTGCTTTGTTGCCTGATGGTGGTCCTTCTGGGTTCCACTTCGATGAAATGAAGGTAGCCTCAATTTGA